A portion of the Tenacibaculum todarodis genome contains these proteins:
- a CDS encoding glycosyltransferase family 2 protein, giving the protein MSPIIKVIIPAYNEQDSIANVINDIPKTVEEIIVISNNSTDKTEENARNAGATVLKEQRKGYGYACLKGMEYIASTTLSNPNTKPDIIVFIDGDYSDYPEQLTELVAPIINDNIDFVIGTRVKRLREQGSMTPQQVFGNWLATFLMKLFFGAKFTDLGPFRAIKYDKLLALKMEDKTYGWTVEMQLKALKQKLTYVEVPMKYRNRIGVSKVSGTVKGTIFAGVKILGWIFKYSFKK; this is encoded by the coding sequence ATGAGCCCTATAATAAAAGTTATTATTCCTGCTTACAACGAGCAAGATTCAATTGCAAATGTTATCAATGATATTCCAAAAACTGTTGAAGAAATAATTGTTATCAGCAATAACTCTACAGATAAAACTGAAGAGAATGCTAGAAATGCAGGAGCAACAGTTTTAAAAGAACAAAGAAAAGGTTATGGTTATGCGTGTTTAAAAGGAATGGAATACATTGCTTCAACAACACTCAGCAATCCAAACACAAAACCAGACATTATTGTTTTTATAGATGGAGATTACTCAGATTATCCCGAACAACTTACAGAACTTGTAGCACCAATTATTAATGATAACATAGATTTTGTAATTGGAACTCGCGTAAAACGATTACGTGAACAAGGTTCTATGACGCCACAACAAGTTTTTGGTAATTGGTTAGCAACCTTTTTAATGAAACTATTCTTTGGCGCAAAATTTACAGATTTAGGACCTTTTAGAGCCATAAAATATGATAAGTTATTGGCTTTAAAAATGGAAGACAAAACCTATGGATGGACGGTAGAAATGCAATTAAAAGCATTGAAACAAAAATTAACCTATGTTGAAGTGCCTATGAAATATAGAAACAGAATTGGTGTTTCAAAAGTTTCAGGAACCGTAAAGGGAACTATATTTGCAGGTGTAAAAATCTTAGGTTGGATTTTTAAATACAGTTTTAAAAAATGA
- a CDS encoding cellulose synthase family protein → MILEYIIITIYTISILLIFMYSLAQLNLLINYLGAKKNKEVSDTFNFENADEIPLVTIQLPVYNEFYVMERLLENIAKIEYPREKLEIQVLDDSTDESIQITAKLIAELEKTGLDIKHIRRENREGFKAGALKEGLKVAKGEFIAIFDADFLPQTDWLKKTIPYFKDAAIGVVQTRWGHINRNYSTLTRIQAFMLDAHFTLEQTGRNSKGHFINFNGTAGVWRKECILDAGNWQGDTLTEDIDLSYRAQLKNWKFKYLENVETPAELPVVISAARSQQFRWNKGGAENFQKMIKGIIKNKNISAKTKIHGLLHLLNSSMFTCIFLVAVLSIPMLYIKNEYAHLKSYFLMMSFFVVSSIIFFICYWFMYKNIYGSGIKNFFKYIGAFFTFFSVAMGFSLHNTIAVLEGHFGKKSEFIRTPKFNITGLKGNWKNNKYIKKKPSVHVIIEGLLALYFVFGMYSAFIVGNEGGDFGLFPFHFMLFIGFGYVFFKSIFSKA, encoded by the coding sequence ATGATACTTGAATATATAATTATTACAATCTACACCATATCAATTTTATTGATATTTATGTATTCGTTAGCCCAATTAAATTTGTTAATTAACTATTTAGGCGCTAAAAAAAACAAAGAAGTTTCCGATACGTTCAATTTTGAAAATGCTGATGAAATCCCTTTAGTAACCATACAATTACCCGTTTATAACGAATTTTATGTAATGGAACGTTTGCTAGAAAACATTGCAAAAATTGAATACCCAAGAGAAAAACTTGAAATTCAGGTTTTAGATGATTCTACGGATGAATCTATACAAATAACAGCCAAACTAATCGCAGAATTAGAGAAAACTGGCTTAGACATTAAACACATTAGAAGAGAAAATAGAGAAGGTTTTAAAGCCGGAGCATTAAAAGAAGGTTTAAAAGTTGCTAAAGGCGAATTTATCGCCATTTTTGATGCCGACTTTTTACCACAAACAGATTGGTTAAAAAAGACCATTCCGTATTTTAAAGATGCTGCAATTGGTGTTGTTCAAACGCGTTGGGGACATATCAACAGAAATTACTCTACGCTTACAAGAATCCAAGCATTTATGTTAGATGCGCATTTTACCCTAGAACAAACTGGTAGAAATAGTAAAGGACACTTTATAAATTTTAACGGTACTGCCGGAGTTTGGAGAAAGGAATGCATTTTGGATGCAGGTAACTGGCAAGGCGATACATTAACTGAAGATATTGATTTAAGTTATAGAGCTCAACTTAAAAACTGGAAATTCAAATATTTAGAAAATGTAGAAACTCCTGCAGAATTGCCTGTAGTTATTAGTGCAGCCCGTTCTCAACAATTTAGATGGAACAAAGGTGGAGCTGAGAATTTTCAAAAAATGATAAAAGGTATCATTAAAAATAAAAATATTTCTGCGAAAACTAAAATTCATGGATTGTTACATTTATTAAACAGTTCAATGTTTACTTGTATCTTTCTAGTTGCTGTTTTAAGCATACCAATGCTCTACATTAAAAATGAATACGCTCACTTAAAATCTTACTTTTTAATGATGAGTTTCTTTGTGGTGAGTTCTATAATCTTTTTTATCTGTTATTGGTTTATGTATAAAAACATTTACGGAAGCGGAATTAAAAATTTCTTTAAATACATTGGTGCATTTTTTACTTTTTTCTCGGTAGCAATGGGCTTTTCTCTACACAATACAATTGCTGTTTTAGAAGGTCATTTTGGTAAAAAAAGTGAGTTTATTAGAACTCCAAAATTTAACATTACCGGATTAAAAGGAAATTGGAAAAACAACAAATACATTAAAAAGAAACCATCTGTACATGTTATTATTGAAGGGCTTTTAGCTTTGTATTTTGTCTTTGGAATGTATAGCGCTTTTATTGTTGGAAATGAAGGTGGTGATTTTGGATTATTTCCGTTTCACTTTATGTTATTTATAGGATTTGGTTATGTTTTTTTCAAATCTATTTTCTCAAAAGCATAA
- a CDS encoding mannosyltransferase has translation MDFLNRNKGILLSISSTILYFFFAYFLERTQFNTLVITWFFLFVCFYLLMKTEQLSFKYLAGIAIIFRLIFLFATPNLSQDFYRFIWDGRMLLEGFNPYLYLPETFIQQRSFPIPEAQELYNGMGELNGSHYTNYPPLNQLSFFIAALFAGKSIFWSAVVLRLQIIIADIGILYFGSKLLKNLNLNPKKIFWYILNPFVIIELTGNLHFEPVMLFFLIWSLYKLQQQKWIFAGILLACSVTVKLIPLLFLPLFFQWFTSTSLSNLKKSTQKLKWIPSFAGMTKLFGFYAIVIITSLLLFLPFYSLELIENYMNSVGLWFKNFEFNASIYYVFREIGYLFRGYNEIAFIGKALPILTILFLVYLSLFRRNNSFKDLITTLLFGLSFYYFTTTTMHPWYLATLILLSLFTKYKFPIVWSLVVILSYQAYANIPWKENLWFVAIEYSIVYGFLIWELKGFKPKIY, from the coding sequence GTGGATTTTCTCAACAGAAATAAAGGAATATTACTCTCAATTTCGAGTACCATTTTATATTTTTTCTTTGCTTATTTTTTAGAAAGAACACAGTTTAATACATTAGTTATTACTTGGTTTTTTCTCTTCGTATGTTTTTATTTGTTGATGAAAACCGAGCAACTTTCATTTAAATATTTAGCAGGAATTGCAATTATATTTCGGTTAATATTTCTCTTTGCAACACCTAATTTATCACAAGATTTCTATCGTTTTATTTGGGATGGAAGAATGCTTTTAGAAGGATTTAACCCATACTTGTATTTACCGGAAACATTTATTCAGCAAAGAAGTTTTCCAATACCCGAAGCTCAAGAATTGTATAACGGAATGGGAGAACTTAACGGAAGTCATTACACAAATTATCCTCCGTTAAATCAATTATCGTTTTTTATTGCAGCACTATTTGCAGGTAAAAGTATTTTTTGGTCGGCGGTTGTTTTACGCTTGCAAATAATTATAGCGGACATTGGTATTTTATACTTCGGAAGTAAATTATTGAAGAATCTCAATTTAAATCCAAAGAAAATATTCTGGTACATATTAAATCCGTTTGTGATAATAGAACTAACAGGAAACCTACATTTTGAGCCTGTAATGTTGTTTTTCTTAATTTGGAGTTTGTATAAATTACAGCAACAAAAATGGATTTTTGCAGGTATTTTATTAGCTTGTTCTGTAACCGTAAAATTAATTCCTTTATTATTTTTACCGTTGTTTTTTCAATGGTTTACTTCGACTTCGCTCAGTAACCTAAAAAAGTCTACACAAAAGTTAAAATGGATTCCTAGCTTCGCAGGAATGACAAAGTTGTTTGGTTTTTACGCAATTGTAATAATAACTTCTCTCCTATTATTCTTACCTTTTTACTCATTAGAATTGATTGAAAACTATATGAATTCGGTTGGTTTATGGTTTAAAAACTTTGAATTTAACGCGAGTATTTATTATGTTTTTAGAGAAATAGGCTATCTTTTTAGAGGTTATAATGAAATTGCTTTTATCGGAAAAGCGCTTCCAATTTTAACTATACTATTTTTAGTTTACCTAAGTCTCTTCCGAAGAAATAATTCTTTTAAAGATTTAATTACAACATTATTATTTGGATTATCATTTTATTATTTTACTACAACTACAATGCATCCTTGGTATTTAGCAACCTTAATTTTATTGTCTCTTTTTACTAAATATAAATTTCCAATTGTTTGGAGTTTAGTAGTAATTTTAAGTTATCAAGCGTATGCAAATATTCCTTGGAAAGAAAATTTATGGTTTGTTGCCATAGAATACAGTATAGTTTATGGTTTCTTAATTTGGGAACTGAAAGGGTTCAAACCAAAAATCTATTAA
- a CDS encoding LacI family DNA-binding transcriptional regulator, whose product MKKLTIKDIAKEFSVSISTVSKALNDSYEISEATKEKIKKYAKENNYKPNFNAISLKNRSTKTIGVIIPTMLNYFFAQVFKGIEDAANKKGYKIITCISNESHDKETEIIEMLSNGSIDGFILSMSKETELKNNYNHFNETIQDGTPIVMFDRVAQTIDCDKVITDDFNGALDTVEFLYKKGHKEIAFVSTLSNLHIGKQRFLGYKKGLENVGIPFKEDLVINIFEKDYKKYEAILIPFLEKNKIDSVITTGESAAVATMKALVKNGKEIPKDVSVVAFSNGILARHSSPKLTTISQHGELIGETAAKILLDKLEKKNTETITKIIKTDLVIRDSTK is encoded by the coding sequence ATGAAAAAACTTACCATTAAAGACATTGCAAAAGAGTTTAGTGTATCTATATCTACAGTTTCAAAAGCTTTAAATGATAGTTATGAGATAAGTGAAGCTACAAAAGAAAAAATTAAAAAATACGCCAAAGAAAATAATTACAAGCCCAATTTTAACGCAATTAGCTTAAAAAACAGAAGTACAAAAACTATTGGAGTAATTATACCAACAATGCTAAATTATTTTTTTGCTCAAGTATTTAAAGGGATTGAAGACGCCGCAAATAAAAAAGGATATAAAATAATTACTTGTATCTCAAATGAATCCCACGATAAAGAAACAGAAATTATAGAAATGCTTTCTAATGGAAGTATTGATGGTTTTATTTTGTCAATGTCTAAGGAAACTGAGCTAAAAAACAACTACAATCATTTTAATGAAACTATCCAAGACGGAACACCAATTGTTATGTTTGATCGAGTTGCACAAACTATTGATTGTGATAAAGTAATAACTGATGACTTTAATGGTGCTCTTGATACCGTAGAGTTTCTTTATAAAAAAGGACATAAAGAAATAGCTTTTGTTTCTACTCTTAGTAATTTACATATTGGTAAACAACGTTTTTTGGGATATAAAAAAGGATTAGAAAATGTTGGAATTCCTTTTAAAGAAGATTTAGTAATTAACATTTTTGAAAAAGATTACAAAAAATACGAAGCAATTTTAATTCCTTTTCTAGAAAAAAATAAAATTGATAGTGTAATTACAACTGGAGAATCTGCCGCAGTTGCTACAATGAAAGCCTTAGTAAAAAACGGAAAAGAAATACCAAAAGACGTTTCTGTTGTTGCTTTCTCTAACGGAATTTTAGCAAGACATTCTAGTCCTAAATTAACAACAATTAGTCAACATGGAGAATTAATAGGTGAAACTGCTGCTAAAATCCTACTTGATAAATTAGAAAAGAAAAACACTGAAACTATTACTAAAATTATAAAAACAGATTTAGTAATTAGAGATTCTACGAAGTAA
- a CDS encoding carbon-nitrogen hydrolase family protein has product MKNNLLKVALAQISPVWLNKEKTLEKIEKSIVDASKVSCELIVFGEALLPGYPFWIALTNGAEWDSTTQKEIHAHYVRNSITIEKGELDSVCKLAKENNIAIYLGIMERAQNRGGHSIYASLVYINQDGKIKSVHRKLQPTFDERLTWAPGDGNGLQVHPLKEFTVGGLNCWENWMPLPRTALYGLGENLHIAVWPGSDHNTKDITRFIARESRSFVISVSSLMAKSDFPKDVPHYDEIVKEAPDVLANGGSCIASPDGEWLVEPVLHKEGLIIETLDFNRVLEERQNFDCVGHYSRPDVTKLHVNRERQSTVSYDD; this is encoded by the coding sequence ATGAAAAACAACTTACTAAAAGTAGCCTTAGCGCAGATTTCACCAGTTTGGTTGAATAAAGAAAAAACTCTTGAAAAGATTGAGAAATCTATAGTTGATGCTTCAAAAGTGAGTTGTGAACTTATTGTTTTTGGTGAAGCGTTGTTGCCTGGTTATCCATTTTGGATTGCCTTAACAAATGGTGCAGAATGGGATTCTACAACGCAAAAGGAAATTCATGCACATTACGTCCGTAATTCAATTACTATAGAAAAAGGTGAGTTGGATTCCGTTTGTAAATTGGCAAAAGAAAATAATATTGCTATTTATTTAGGTATTATGGAACGTGCTCAAAATAGAGGAGGACACAGTATTTATGCTTCTTTGGTGTATATAAATCAAGACGGAAAAATAAAATCTGTGCACAGAAAATTGCAGCCAACTTTTGATGAACGATTAACTTGGGCGCCTGGAGACGGAAACGGATTACAAGTTCATCCGCTTAAAGAATTTACGGTTGGTGGTTTAAACTGTTGGGAAAATTGGATGCCTTTACCAAGAACTGCATTATATGGTTTGGGAGAAAATTTACACATTGCTGTTTGGCCCGGAAGCGATCATAACACAAAAGATATTACACGTTTTATTGCAAGGGAATCTCGTTCTTTTGTGATTTCTGTTTCTAGTTTAATGGCAAAATCAGACTTTCCAAAAGACGTTCCGCATTATGATGAAATTGTAAAAGAGGCACCAGATGTTTTAGCAAACGGAGGTTCTTGTATTGCTTCACCTGATGGAGAGTGGTTAGTGGAACCTGTTTTACATAAAGAAGGTTTAATTATTGAAACTTTAGACTTTAATAGAGTTTTAGAAGAGCGTCAAAACTTTGACTGTGTTGGTCATTATTCTCGACCAGATGTTACTAAATTACATGTAAATAGAGAACGACAAAGTACGGTTTCTTATGATGATTAA
- a CDS encoding DUF2797 domain-containing protein, with protein MQYQGVLKKMLTENNDEIQYYLDMESDFINMNQLLTKTITIQFVKYQCLNCGLDKQIYRQGFCKSCFFETARAGDWIMRPELSKAHLGIEDRDLEYEKQSQLKPHIVYLANSSNVKVGVTRKSQVPTRWIDQGAHEAIEIVEVPNRYLAGITEVALKEHVADKTNWRKMLKNDVVDESLEDWKNKLKQYIPEEAKEYFIENNKETELKFPVIAYPEKPKSLNLIKTPNYSGKLVGIKGQYLIFEDQTVFNVRANEGLVVQISIQ; from the coding sequence ATGCAATACCAAGGAGTTTTAAAAAAGATGTTAACTGAAAATAATGATGAGATTCAGTATTATTTAGATATGGAATCTGATTTTATTAATATGAATCAGTTACTTACAAAAACTATTACTATTCAGTTTGTAAAATATCAGTGTTTAAATTGTGGTTTAGACAAGCAAATTTACCGACAAGGATTTTGTAAAAGCTGTTTTTTTGAAACAGCTCGTGCTGGAGATTGGATTATGAGGCCAGAATTAAGTAAAGCACATTTAGGTATTGAAGATCGTGATTTAGAATATGAAAAACAGTCGCAATTAAAGCCTCATATTGTGTATTTAGCTAATTCTAGCAACGTAAAAGTTGGTGTAACGCGTAAAAGTCAAGTGCCAACGCGTTGGATAGATCAAGGAGCACATGAAGCTATTGAAATTGTTGAAGTTCCAAATAGATACTTAGCAGGAATTACCGAAGTTGCTTTAAAAGAACATGTTGCCGATAAAACTAATTGGCGTAAAATGTTAAAGAATGATGTTGTTGATGAAAGCTTAGAAGATTGGAAAAATAAATTAAAACAATACATTCCTGAAGAAGCAAAAGAATATTTTATAGAAAATAATAAAGAAACTGAATTAAAGTTTCCTGTTATTGCTTATCCAGAAAAACCTAAAAGCTTAAACTTGATTAAAACGCCCAATTATTCTGGAAAATTAGTTGGAATAAAAGGACAATATTTAATTTTTGAAGACCAAACAGTTTTTAATGTGAGAGCAAATGAAGGTTTGGTTGTACAAATTAGTATTCAGTAA
- a CDS encoding GH3 auxin-responsive promoter family protein, whose translation MAFPFINSIISWFLKKRKHQIELFLKYPDDVQQELLKRLVETAKNTELGIQLDFSSINSYSDFADAVPIQKYESIEPLIERCRKGEQNLFWPTNIRWFAKSSGTTNAKSKYIPVSDEALENCHLKAGKDMLCLYINNNEETKMFTGKGLKLGGSTAIYEDNNTYFGDLSAIITENLPFWADYSSAPSQEVALMGEWETKMEAIIDETIHENITSLIGVPSWMLVLLNRVLEKTGKNNILEVWPNLEVYFHGGVNFNPYREQYKKLIPKADFKYFETYNASEGFFGIQDRNNSDELLLMLDYGIFYEFIPMDSYDEENSVAIPISEVKKGINYAIVITTNGGLWRYLIGDTVKFTSTEPYRIKITGRTKHFINVFGEELIIENAEEALKQACKKTNAAVLDYTVAPIFMSETQKGGHEWIIEFNKKPNNIAYFTELLDNALKAINSDYEAKRYNNMTLGMPTVHVAEKGLFYAWLSSKGKLGGQHKVPRLSNKRDFIEELLEL comes from the coding sequence ATGGCGTTTCCGTTTATAAATTCTATTATATCTTGGTTCTTGAAGAAGCGAAAACACCAAATAGAATTATTTTTAAAATATCCTGATGATGTTCAACAAGAATTATTAAAAAGACTTGTAGAAACTGCAAAAAACACAGAGCTTGGTATACAACTAGATTTTTCTTCTATAAATAGTTATAGTGATTTTGCAGATGCTGTTCCTATTCAGAAATATGAAAGTATTGAACCCTTAATTGAACGTTGTAGAAAAGGAGAACAAAACTTATTTTGGCCAACAAACATACGTTGGTTTGCAAAATCTAGTGGAACTACAAATGCTAAAAGTAAATATATTCCTGTTAGTGACGAAGCTTTAGAAAACTGCCATTTAAAAGCAGGTAAAGACATGTTGTGTTTATACATAAACAACAACGAAGAAACTAAAATGTTTACAGGAAAAGGATTAAAATTAGGCGGAAGTACAGCAATTTACGAAGACAACAATACATATTTTGGCGATTTATCTGCAATTATTACTGAAAACTTGCCTTTTTGGGCAGATTATAGTTCTGCACCAAGCCAAGAAGTAGCTTTAATGGGCGAATGGGAAACCAAAATGGAAGCCATAATTGATGAAACCATTCATGAAAACATTACTAGTTTAATTGGCGTACCAAGTTGGATGTTGGTTTTACTAAACAGGGTTTTAGAAAAAACTGGAAAAAATAATATATTAGAAGTTTGGCCAAATTTGGAAGTTTATTTTCACGGAGGCGTAAACTTCAATCCTTATAGAGAACAGTATAAAAAACTGATTCCTAAAGCAGATTTTAAGTATTTTGAAACCTATAATGCATCAGAAGGATTTTTCGGAATTCAAGATCGTAATAATTCTGATGAACTATTATTAATGTTAGATTATGGAATTTTCTATGAATTTATTCCAATGGATTCTTACGATGAAGAAAACTCCGTTGCAATTCCAATTTCGGAAGTTAAAAAAGGGATTAATTACGCTATTGTAATTACTACAAATGGTGGTTTATGGCGTTATTTAATTGGTGACACTGTTAAATTTACTTCTACAGAACCTTACAGAATAAAAATTACTGGACGTACAAAACATTTTATAAATGTTTTTGGTGAAGAGTTAATTATTGAAAATGCTGAAGAAGCTTTAAAACAAGCTTGTAAAAAAACAAATGCTGCTGTTTTAGATTATACTGTTGCCCCAATTTTTATGAGCGAAACACAAAAAGGCGGACACGAGTGGATTATTGAATTCAATAAAAAACCAAACAACATTGCCTATTTCACTGAGCTTTTAGACAATGCTTTAAAAGCTATAAATTCTGATTACGAAGCAAAACGTTACAATAATATGACGCTAGGAATGCCAACCGTTCATGTTGCAGAAAAAGGTTTATTTTATGCTTGGTTGAGCTCAAAAGGTAAATTAGGAGGGCAACATAAAGTGCCTCGTTTATCTAATAAAAGAGATTTTATTGAAGAACTTTTAGAACTATAA
- a CDS encoding polyprenyl synthetase family protein — MKPVEQIKLPIKSEMELFETKFKDSMLSKVPLLNRITYYIVRRKGKQMRPMFVFLVAKMVSDGGFDERTYRGASVVELIHTATLVHDDVVDDSNRRRGFFSINALWKNKIAVLVGDFLLSKGLLLSIDNEDFDILKLISIAVREMSEGELLQIEKARKLDITEDIYFEIIRQKTATLIAACCGIGAASVGASQDTVQQMRKFGEYIGIAFQIKDDLFDYSDEKIGKPTGIDIKEQKMTLPLIHTLNTCSEKDKKWLINSIKKYNKDKKRVKEVIAFVKNNGGIEYTTAQMHDYKSKAIAILDNFPTSDYKSSLLQMIEYVVERKI; from the coding sequence ATGAAACCAGTAGAACAAATAAAGCTTCCTATTAAAAGTGAAATGGAACTCTTTGAAACCAAATTCAAAGATTCTATGCTTTCTAAAGTACCGTTGTTAAACCGAATTACGTATTATATTGTTCGTAGAAAAGGAAAACAAATGCGACCAATGTTTGTGTTTTTGGTAGCAAAAATGGTCTCAGATGGCGGTTTTGATGAGCGTACTTATCGTGGCGCTTCTGTAGTAGAATTAATTCATACCGCAACTTTGGTACATGACGATGTTGTAGATGATAGTAACAGGCGTAGAGGTTTCTTTTCAATAAATGCACTTTGGAAAAATAAAATTGCTGTTTTAGTAGGCGATTTTTTACTTTCAAAAGGCTTGTTACTTTCTATAGATAACGAAGATTTTGACATCTTAAAACTGATTTCTATTGCTGTTCGCGAAATGAGCGAAGGGGAATTATTACAAATAGAAAAAGCACGTAAATTAGACATTACAGAAGATATTTATTTTGAAATTATCCGTCAAAAAACAGCAACTTTAATTGCTGCTTGTTGTGGTATTGGAGCAGCATCCGTTGGTGCAAGTCAAGATACGGTTCAGCAAATGAGAAAATTTGGAGAATACATTGGTATTGCCTTTCAAATTAAAGACGATTTGTTTGATTATTCTGACGAAAAAATAGGGAAACCGACTGGAATAGATATCAAAGAACAAAAAATGACGTTGCCGTTAATTCATACTTTGAATACTTGTTCAGAGAAAGATAAAAAGTGGCTAATCAACTCTATAAAGAAATATAATAAAGATAAAAAACGTGTAAAAGAAGTTATTGCATTCGTTAAAAATAATGGCGGAATTGAATACACAACAGCCCAAATGCACGATTATAAAAGTAAAGCAATTGCTATTTTAGATAACTTCCCAACTTCAGATTATAAGAGCTCGTTACTACAAATGATTGAGTATGTTGTAGAACGTAAAATCTAA